The segment GCTAATTAAATGCCTTCCCCTAAGGGGGAAAGGCTTATATAAAAAGATGCAATATAATCTAACAACAAAATGAAAACCTTTACATAACAGGAGGTAATACGATGATTCGCAAAGGTTTTATCATGAATGTTAATCCTGATAAGCAAACAGAATACGAGCAGCGTCATAATGAAATTTGGCCAGAGCTCATTGATGCTCTACGCAAACATGGAGCTAGCAATTATTCGATTTTCCTTGATAAAGACACAAGCAAATTGTTCGGCTATGTGGAAATAGAGGATGAAGATAAATGGAGCAAGATGCCCACAACAGCTATAAACCAAAAATGGTGGGAATTTATGGAGCCGTTGATGGAAACAAATGCAGACAACAGTCCTGTCACTATTCCATTAAAAGAAGTTTTTCATATGGACTAGCCACTTATAGTCGCTAAGTTTTAAAAGGAGAGAGAGAAAATGACAAAAACGAAGAAATTTGCGGCAAAAAATGTAACAGGCTGGAAAGCCACGATTGCTGTCGCAATGGCCAACTATATCGAAGCAGGCTCCATCATCGCAGCAGCGAGCAGCTTAACATTATGGCAGGCATACTTAAATATTGACAGTATGGGTGTGGGACTTTTAAGTGCATTGAGTGCAAATGCTTTCGGTGCTGCGATTGGCGCATTAATTGGCGGACCATTAACAGATAAATTCGGACGAAAGTTCATCTTCAGCTATGATTTGCTTGTCTATATGATTGGTGTTGCTCTTATAGCAGCATCTGTCAATTTCCCGATGCTGCTTATCGGAACAATTATTACCGGTTTGGCAGTTGGTGCAGGCGTTCCCGTTTCATGGACATATATTGCAGAGGAATCACCACAGGACAAACGGGCAGCACATGTTGGAACCGCTCAAATGGCCTGGTCTATCGGTCCGACATTAACGTTTGTGTTAGCTGTTGTACTTGCACCAATGGGGTTAGCTGGTTCAAGGATAATATTCCTCCACTTGCTAGTCATTGCTTTTGTAACATGGTATATACGCCGAGGCTTGGATGAGTCAAAAATTTGGGAAGAACAGCAGGAAAAGGAAAAGGCGGAGGCATTACAAGGCAAAGTAAAAACGAATGTTTTAAAAGAATTGTTTACATTAAAAGCAAATCGCAGTGCGTTAGTGCTATTGATCGGTATCTATTTATTCTGGAATTTAACAGCAGGCGCAATGGGCTATTTCATGCCATATATTTATGAAAATGTCGGTGGTTTAAGCACAGGGCAAGCCAACTTACTGCAAGCATTCCTATGGTTGTTTACTGTCTTAACTACTTATTTCTTGTTTATGAAGCTCGGTGATAAAGTCAGCAGGAAGGCCTTATTTGGAATTGGCGCTGGTATGGGACTTGTTGCGTGGATTATCCTAACCTTCATGCCAATGACGTGGCCGACACTCATCGCCTTTGTCATCCTGTGGGGAGCAGCAGCAGGTATAGGTGCTCAAGCCTTTTACGCATTATGGACAAGTGAGCTTTTTCCGACAAAATATCGTGCAAGCGCACAAGGATTAATGTACTTTATCGTCAGAACAGGGATTGCTGTCTGGTCATTTATATTGCCATTATTAATGGACACATTAGGTTTTACGGTTGCTGGTATTGTTATGATTATTTTCCTTGCGATTCATATGGTGATTGGCATTATCCTCGCCCCGAATACACGAGGGAAAACACTGCAGCAAATTGAAAAAGAGCGCTACGGTGACGATTTAAATCATAATTCGGTTCATAAAACGGTTTAAAGTATTAGAAGGATTGGTGCATTAGTTTTCTAACTGATGCACCTATTTTGTACCTTTGTATTTTGTAGTAAAATCTATGTTTTATATGAAAAACTACCTAATTATGATATAGTAAAAATACAAAATCAAAGGTAAACCCAACTAAACAAAAAGTCAGTTATAGAAGAGAGGGAGATTTTAGTTGCTTGTTGCAGAGAGACGAAGAAAAATCGTCGAATTAGTTAATGAAAGATTAAGCATTCGCGTTTCGGAATTAAGCGACATTTTTTCCGTAACAGAAGAAACAATTAGAAGAGATTTAGAAAAGCTGGAACAAGATCAGCTTTTAAGCAGGAGTCATGGTGGTGCTGTCAGCATCGAAAAAGAAGCGACAGACGTCCCCTTTGTGGTAAGGGAAATCACAAATTCTGATGAGAAAAAGGCTATCGCAGCTGAAGCAGTCAAATGGATTGAACCAGGTGAGCAAATTGTCTTGGATGCTAGCACAACGGCGTGGTATATGGCACAGGAATTGCCAGATATGCCGTTGACAGTGATCACAAATTCAATCAAAGTGGCCTTAGAGCTAAGCAAAAAGGAACAGATTAAAGTAATCTCAACTGGCGGAATGCTGCTTGCTAATTCGTTATCCTATGTTGGTCCGTTATCTGAACGATCTTTAGACAGCTACTATGTCAACAAACTGTTTCTGTCATGTAAGGGTGTCCATCTTTCCGGGTTAAGTGATTCCAATGAGTGGCAAGCAATCTTAAAAAAGAAAATGATGGATATTGCATCAAAAGTGATACTGCTTGCTGATTCAAGTAAATTTGGTGTTAAGACATTTGCTCATATTTCTGATTTGACAAGAATTCATCACGTTATTTCTGATGCGAATATTCCTGCTGAATTTCATAAAGAGCTGCAAGAAAAAGCAATTCCCGTTACGATCGTAAAAATCTAGAAACCCAAGAATAATAGGGTTTCTTTTTTTAGTCATAAAATGTTCATAAACAAAAGGAAAAATGTTTGTTTTCTTTTGTTTGTCATTGACTTGTATTTGGTATCCAATTATGATGAAGGTGTAAACAACAACTATGAAAACAATAAGATTGTTCATGAAGAGCTTAATAGAATAGGAGAGTGTCAGCATGCCTACAAAGCTGAAAAGGAAGAGTGTAGAAGAGGCCCCTTTTCTCAAGGAAATGTGCAATACAGCCTATAATATGTGGAGAATGGGATGGGATGAAAGAAATGGCGGTAATATAAGTTATTTGCTGCAAAAAGAGGAGGTACGTCCATACTTGGACGAAGAGCAGATAATCCGTTCTATTCCCATTAAGACACCTGCAAAAGAGCTCGAAGGTAAGCTTTTTATTGTAACTGGCTCTGGCAAGTATTTTAGAAATGCCAAAAAGGACCCTCGTAACACCTTTGGAATTATTAAGGTTGGCAGAAATGGAGAGAGTATTGATTTGCTTTGGGGACTTGAGGATGGCTCTTTGCCGACAAGTGAGCTTCCAGCCCATTTTAAAAGTCATATAGAAAGACTAAAACACGATCTTAACCATCGTGTCATCATTCATAACCATTCGACAAACCTGCTTGCGATGACCTTTATACATGAATTGGATGAAGCAAAGTTTACAAAAACCCTTTGGCAGATGTGTACAGAATGCATTGTCGTGTTCCCTGATGGTATCGGCATATTACCATGGATGATTCCTGGAACAGAAGAAATTGGCCAAAAAACAGCCGAAAAAATGCAGGAAAATCGACTCGTTCTTTGGCCGCATCATGGAATCTTCGGTGCAGGCACGACAATTGACGAAGCGTTCGGTTTAATCGAAACGGCTGAAAAAGCAGCGCAAATTTATACGATCATTGGAGATTCAACAAGGATAAAACAAACTATTACAGACAAGGAGCTTGCTGATTTGGCTAAAGCATTCCACGTTCATCCCCGTAAAGGCATAATCAATATCTAATTAGTTTTAGCTTGAATAAATTTGTGAAATATTGAACAATAACAGGAGGTATTAAAATGTCTTCACATGTTTTATATGTTCCAAGCACTAATTTAATAGGAAGAGGCTGCTTACAGCAAGCAGGCCCCTATTTAAAACAGCTTCAGTTTACGAAAGCTCTGCTTGTAACAGACAAGGGTTTGATGAGCAATGGGATTGTCGCAAAAGTGGTAAAGCTTTTAGAGGAAAATGATATTGGTTATATGGTGTACGATGAAGTGAAGCCAAACCCGACTGTAGCAAATTGTTTGAACGGCTTGCAGGTATTTCGCGAAAACAACTGTGATTCCATCGTGTCAGTTGGCGGCGGTTCACCGCAAGATGCGGCGAAAGCGATCGGTCTGCTGGCCACAAATGACGGAGATTTAAAATCATTTGAAGGAGTCGGGAAAACAATTCATAAATCAGTCCCAATTGCAGCCATAAACACAACAGCAGGAACTTCAAGCGAGTATACGATTAACTATGTTATTACAGATGAAGAAAGACAAGTGAAAATGGTGATGGTTGATAAGAACAGCCTTGCAGCAATATCGATTAATGATCCAGAACTGATGACAGCAAAACCGAAAGACTTAACAGCAGCAACTGGAATGGATGCCTTGACACATGCAATAGAAGCAATTGTAACTCCAGGAGCTTACAAGGTAACAGATGCTGCTGCATTAGCAGCAGTCGAAATTATTTTTGAATATTTACCACTTGCGGTGCAAGATGGAGAGAATATAGAAGCACGAGAACAGATGGTTTTTGCCATGTTTCTTGCAGGTGTGGCCTTCAATAATGCTGGTCTTGGCTTTGTTCACGCAATGGCTCACCAGCTCGGCGGAGTATATGATTTGCCCCATGGCGTTTGTAATGCCATGCTGCTGCCAATTGTGGAAAGAGAAAATGCACAGCGTGATCCAAGTAAATTCCCTCGGATTGCCAAGGCAATTGGGATGAAAACAGAAGGAAAAACAGCGATTGCATGTGCAGAGGAAGTAATCGAAGCAATCAAGCAGCTAAGCGGCATTGTCGGAATTCCATCCAATTTGTCGGAGCTCGGTGTAACAGATGTTGATGTTGAAAAACTAGCCCAATTTGCCCTTGTTGACGCATGTGCGGCCGGAAATCCTTTTCAGCCTACAAAAGAGGAAGTAATTGCCATGTACCAGGAAATTCTCTAAAAAAAAACTGACTCAAGAGGTGCTGTATGGGCCCATTTTGAGTCAGTTTTTTTATTTCTTAGAGCTTCCTATTTGTCTATGTATTTAAGTCAATTCCTTCCGCCTTTTAATAATTGGATATGCAAGCAGCCTCCAAACGACATAACCACAAAGCCCACCAATTGTATTGAGAATTACATCGTCCACATCACATGCTCCGACTTTACTCACAAGCTGCAGCAGTTCAACAGATATGGATAAAAGCAAAGAACAGATGAAGCTATATTTCCAATGACGGGCTTTGTTAAAGATGAGCGGAAGGAAAAAACCAAGTGGTACAAAAGCAAGGATGTTACCAAACAGGTTATTCGTCATCATGGCTAAATGAATAGGACCGAGTCCCCTTATGTCCAATAAAATACTCGCAAATGGGATAAAATTATAAGATACCTCGCCTTTAACAGCATGTCTGTAACTAGAAAAGAATAAAAGATATAACAATATAAGTAGATAGACAGTAAAAAAAAGATACCCTGCCCATGTAGAAAAACGTCGAACCATATGTAATCTCCTTTTTTGTAAAACAATAAAATGTAAGCTGTATTTTCCGAACATTATATAAAAATTAAAAGAAATTGTACATAAAATCACTAAAAGTAAGTATAAACCTATTGCCGGATTGTTCAGTTCTTGATATAGTTACTTAGGTAACTAATTTTTCGTATCTATTTTTTACGTTAGGAGCATGCCCGTCTTATGAATGATGTTCATGAATTATTTCACTCTGTTCAACAGCTTGCCAGACAAATGACAAAGGCATTGAACGATGCACTTCAACCGTTCGATATATACAGTTCCCAATGGACCGTGTTGTTTTTACTTAAAACGAAAGGCTCTATGACGCAAAAGGAAATTTCCGATTATTTAGCGATTGAAGCACCGCCTATAACAAGGACGGTCCAAAAATTGGTAGCAAACGGATATGTAAGACAAGTGAAAGGAATTGACAAACGAACAAAAAGGATTGAGCTGACGGAAAAGGCACTGGAGAAATACCCAGAATGGGAAAAGGCAGTATTGCAAATGAACCAGGAGCTGATTCAGCCATTAACCTCTGCTTCTAAAGAACAATTATTATTATTGATTTCAGATTGGAATCAGCAATTAGCAATTAGGGGGAAGGAATTTGAGTAAGGAAGCACTTTGGACGAAAAGCTTTATTAATATTTGGGTTAGTAACTTTTTTTTATTTTTGACATTTTATTTTTTGATGGTTTCCCTGCCCGTCTATGCTATACATGAACTGCACGGAAAGCAGTCAAGCGCAGGACTTATTACGACAATGTTCTTGCTGACAGCAATCGTAATTAGGCCATTTGCCGGAAAGCTAATGCAAAAGTACGGGAAGAAAACATTGCTTGTCCTGTCATTGGCAATTTTCTTTATTGTGGCGCTTTTTTATTTTTTACCACACTCTGTCGGGAGCCTGTTAATTGTTCGCGCATTCCATGGAATTGGATTTGGAATGGCAACTACCGCAACAGGTACGATCGTGGCAGATATTATTCCAAACTCCAGAAGAGGAGAAGGAATGGGTTATTATTCCATGTCAATGAATCTTGCAATGGTCGCGGGACCATTTCTTGGATTGATGGCCATAAACTCATGGGGATCTAACACCCTCTTTTTAATGGCAGTTATTTTTGCTGTTATGGCAATTTTCACTGGTTTATTTATTAAGCTGCCAAAAACAGAACATACTGTACCAGTACAAGGAGAAGAGAAAAAGACTGCTAAGCTTGGTGGAATTCTTGAGCCATCTGCTATCCCAATCAGCATTGTTGCTGCACTTTTTGGGATTGTCTATTCATCGATTCTTTCCTTCGTATCTGTATATGCAGACGGAAAAGGCCTCGAGAGCGTTTCAGGGTATTTCTTTGTCGTGTATGCGGTAGTCATGCTGATGGGAAGACCATTTGCTGGTCGTTGGTTTGACCGATTTGGAGCAAATGTCATCATTTATCCATGTATTCTGCTATTTGCGATCGGCATGTTGACATTAAGTAATGTTAACACAGCATTTTTCTTCTTATTTGCAGCAGCATTAATTGGCTTAGGCTATGGAACTTTATTCCCAAGCTTCCAGACAATAGCCATTCAAAAGGCTCCACCTGAAAAACGTGGCTTGGCAACAGCAACCTTCCTGTCATTATTCGACAGCGGTATCGGAATTGGGTCCTTTTTGGTTGGATTTGTCGGAGATATGATCGGCTTCGGTTCTTTATATTTCTACAGCAGTTTCTATATTCTGCTTGCACTTGTCGTTTATTACTTCCTGCACGGCAAAGCAGCAAGAAAATCTAAGTTAATCAACGATATGCCTAAAACGAGCTAAAACTAAACTAGAAAAACTTGAGAGGAGTAACTCCTTTCAAGTTTTTTTGTATAGAGGGACAGAGATAACTTATTTGTTCCATTACGCTCCGACAAAAAGCTAGTAACGGATAGGCTAAAGACCGAAACAGAAACGTGCAAGTACAAGGAAAAAGTCCATTTGGTTACAAATCAGATGAAAGGAGGTTAATTAAAAATTTACTATTTTGAATATTGACAAATATATGAACGGTGATTATCCTTATGGTATAACAAATGTTAAGGCCTGTAACAAATGTGATATTACCAATCCGACGTTATCAATGTGACATATGTGACGGTCTTACTAGCACTACTAAATGAAAGCGCTATTATCCAAGAAGGGAGCAAGTATGTAGATTCCAAAGAGGAAAAGGAGCGATGATATGCAGCTAGCTTTTATACTTTGTCTGATTCTTATTGTTCAATATCTTTTATCACTGTATCAAATTAAGCAGTATAAAATTAAAATTGATAAAATTGTTAGCGGTTACAAAGGAGAAGATGGCTATTTTATGTTCTCAGGAATGACAAGGGGGAAGCTTAAACACGGAGCAATTGCCGTACTAGTTGTCGATAGTAATTATATTATTCATGAGTGTCACTTGCTAAAGGGAATGTCTGTTTTAACTAAATTTAAGCCAATTGAAAAGTATAAGGGCAGACATGTCGGGGAAATTGTCAGCAGCATCAATGATGAGATTCCTGTAAAAGGCAAAAGCAAGCTACCTTCCAATAGCAAGGCGTTATTGCAAGCAAGTGAAAATGCGTTATTAACAATAGCAAAGAAAAAAGTGTCTTTGGGAGTATAAAAAGGGGGCAAATAAATGGAATGGATTAAATGGTTAGGTGAGCATTTTATCGGGATGTTCCAGGCTGGCGGAGAAACGTTTATGGGCTTAGTTACAGGTATTGTGCCTACACTTGTCGTGTTACTAACATTTACGTATGCAATGATGAAATTCGTTGGGGAAGAAAGAGTCACAAGAATTATTCAATTTGCAGCAAAATATACTATCCTTCGTTATACATTGATGCCAATCCTTTCACTGCTGATGTTAACAAACCCCATGGCATACACTTTCGGTCGTTTTTTACCAGAAAAGCAAAAACCTGCATTTTATGATTCAGCAGTATCCTTCGTTCATCCGGTCACAGGCTTGTTTCCTTATGCGAATGCTGGTGAGCTGTTTGTCTATTTGGGAATTGCAAACGGAATTCAAGAATTAGGCTTACCCATTGCAGATCTTGCGGTCCGTTACTTTATTGTCGGTATTGTTGTTATTTTAATTCGTGGTATTGTTACAGAAATTATTACGAAGTATTTAGCAAAAAAAGATGGCACGGACTTAGTATAGGAAGGGGAGAATCAGATGACTTATCGTGGTGTTTTTGTAGCAAAAGGCTCAGGAGGCTGGGGTGTTGGTCTTTATGTGGAACCTAACTCCAAAAAGAATAAAGTCGTATCCATAACAGGAGGAGGAATCCATCCAGTTGCCGCCAAAATAGCGGAATTAACTGGTGCTGAAGCAGTAGATGGATTTAAAGGCTCTTATCCTGAAGAGGAAATGGCATGTGTTGTTATTGATTGCGGTGGTACGGCTCGAATCGGTGTTTATCCGATGAAGCGCATATTAACAGTCGACGTACTTCCATCATCTCCATCAGGTCCCCTTTCAAAATATATTACAGATGATATCTTTGTATCAGGTGTAACACCAAAAGACATTTCACTATCAGAAAGCTTCACTCAACCTGCGAGCGCACATGAGGCTGCAGAAGAACCAAAATTTAATCCAACAAATAAACAGAAATTTAAAGAAGACTATGCCGAGTTGAAAAAAGAGGTAGCAAGCCAGCAAAAAGACAATATTTTGCTGCGATTCTCAAAAGGAATTGGCAACGTCACAGGAACATTTTATCAGGCTGGCCGTGACACGATGGATATCCTTTTGAAAAATATTTTGCCATTTATGGCCTTTGTGAGTATGTTAATGGGAATTATTAACTATACAGGAGTTGGAGATTGGATTGCGCAAGCGCTGACTCCCCTTGCAGGTTCATTAGGTGGGCTGCTTGTTATTGCTGTTGTCTGTACATTGCCGTTTCTGTCCCCAGTTTTAGGACCAGGTGCAGTTATTGCCCAGGTTATCGGGGTATTAATCGGCTCCCAAATTGCATTAGGAAATATTCCTCCCCAATTTGCGTTACCTGCATTGTTTGCGATTAACGGCCAGGTAGGCTGTGATTTTATTCCGGTAGGTCTATCTCTTGGAGAGGCTAAGCCAGAAACGGTGCGTTATGGTGTTCCTGCGATTCTTTACAGCCGTTTAATCACAGGTGTTGTATCTGTTATCATCGCCTATTTTGCGAGTTTTGGTATGTATTCATAAGCAGATAAACAAAAGGGCAGAAAGGAAGAGATTTCATTTTGTTTATTCAGGATAGAAGAATATTAATAAAAGTCGCCCAAATGTATTATGAGGAAGGTGCAACACAGTCAGAGGTTGCCAAAAAGATCGGGATTAGCCGTTCTCTCGTGTCAAAATTATTAACAAAAGCCCGCGAAGAGGGAATTGTGGAAATTATTATTCATGAAACCCGTGTCCATCAATTTAGAAATTTGGAGCGGAAAATTGAGCGCCTTTACGATTTACGTGATGTTGTGTGTATAGAGAGCGTTGGGTTGGAGACCTCCAAGAAGCAATTAGGCGAAGCAACTAGTGAATATTTGCAGCGTGTCATTAGGGATGGCCAGATTATTGGCCTTTCCTCTGGCACAACATTAAATGAAGTGGCAAAGGCAATTAATTCTGTACAGCTGCTGCCAACAGCTACAATTGTGCCATTAGTTGGGGGAATGGGTAACGAGCGCGTCGATATTCATTCTAACAGCATTGTGTCGAAAATCGGAAATGCCCTACAGGCTAAGTATGAGCTACTACATGTTCCAGTTATGGTAGATACAAAGGAGGCAAAGGAAGTATTAATTCGGCAGCCTTCTATTCGCACAACTTTAGATTTGGCAGAACAATCGCAAATAGCCATTGTCGGGATAGGTGGTCGTCCAGAGGATTCGACAATGGTTAAATCTTATCTGGGTTTAGATCATCAGCAAATAACGAGTGATAACGAGATTGTCGGCGATATTTGCTATAACTTTATTAATAAGTTTGGCAAACAAGTAGAAAATGCATGGAATGATAGAGTAATAGCGATAGAACTAGAAAAGCTCAAGGCAATTCCTTTAGTTATTGGAGTAGCTTCAGGTCTTGAAAAGGTTTCTGCTATTAAAGCTGCATTAGAGGGTGGCTTGATTCATGTATTGATTACAGATGGTGTTACAGGAAGCGCACTTGTCGAATAATAGTATTCAGATTTGTTTGAATATTTCGCTTGACAGCAAGTATTCAACAATTTAAACTGTAGTTGCAGAACAAATGACACGCACCGTAACAAATGTAAAAATAACCTTTTAAAGGTTCTAATAATTAACATTTGTTTAGATTTATAAAAATGTAAGCGTATTAATAATCAATTGGAGGAGGAAGTTATTTATGTCAATTTACACGAAGCTTTTGCAAAGGGAACGTGAAAATGCTCCAGTTAAAGTGGGAGTCATCGGTGCAGGACAGATGGGGTTTGGCATGATTGCCCAAATTTCAAAAATTCCAGGTATGATCGTGACAGGTATTTGTGACGTAAATGTTGAAGCAGCACAAAGAGCAGCTGATTTCTATTCCTCACAATCGGCTCGTAAAGATTCAATGATTGTCACTAATGATTATCGAAAAGTAATTCAGTCAAACCAGGTTGAGGTAGTTGTTGATGCAACAGGTGTTCCGGAAGTGGGAGCAAATGTTTCCATGGAAGCACTTAGATCAAAAAAACATATTGTCCTCTTAAATGTGGAAGTGGACATAACAATTGGATCGATAATGTATCAAATGTTTGACAATGCAGGACTTATTTATACTGGTTCTGCAGGTGATGAACCTGCTGCAACGCTTGAATTATATGAATTTGCCAAAACAATGGGACTGGAAGTGCTTGTTGCTGGCAAAGGAAAAAATAATCCATTTAATCCGCTCTCAAACCCTGATGTTGCTCAAGCAGAGGCGAAGTCAAAAAACATGAGCTCACACATGCTTGCTGCATTCCAGGATGGAACAAAAACAATGGCAGAAATGAATCTATTAAGTAATGCAATTGGGTTGATACCAGATAAAGTCGGCATGCACGGCGTATCAGCAACAGTTCAGGATGTTGCAGACAAATTAACGCTTAAGGAAAATGGCGGTGTATTAGATAGCTTTGGGGTAGTCGAATATGTGAATGGCCTTGCTCCAGGAGTATTCGTCATAGTAAAAAGTGAGCTTGAGCCAGTTGATGAAGAGCTGCGCTATTTGAAGGTTGGAAAAGGTCCTAATTATGTATTTTACCGTCCTTACCACCTTGCCAGCTTAGAGACTCCGATAACGATTGCGAAAGCAGTGCTGGAGCATGATTCATCGATTCATCCACTTGGAGCGCCAATTTCAGAAACAGTTGCGGTCGCAAAAAGGGACATAAAAGCAGGGGAGACATTAGATGGTATTGGCGGCTACAGTGTGCGCGGTGTACTTGAAACACATCATGATATGAAGGCAAACGGGCATATTCCTATTGGTTTGATCAGCGGCAGAGTTGTGGCAAAAAAAGACATAACAACAGGACAATTCTTAACATCGGATGATGTGGAACTTGATACAAATACAACGGTTTGGAAGCTGAGAGCATTGCAGGATCAATTATTCCCGTCAAACCAAAACAAGCGTCCCCTTGTGACGCTATAAACATAAAAAGAAACAGGAGGATTAGCATGACAAAATCAGTTGTAAAAGAAATCGGAGAACTAGTTCCT is part of the Niallia taxi genome and harbors:
- the rhaM gene encoding L-rhamnose mutarotase → MIRKGFIMNVNPDKQTEYEQRHNEIWPELIDALRKHGASNYSIFLDKDTSKLFGYVEIEDEDKWSKMPTTAINQKWWEFMEPLMETNADNSPVTIPLKEVFHMD
- a CDS encoding MFS transporter; translation: MTKTKKFAAKNVTGWKATIAVAMANYIEAGSIIAAASSLTLWQAYLNIDSMGVGLLSALSANAFGAAIGALIGGPLTDKFGRKFIFSYDLLVYMIGVALIAASVNFPMLLIGTIITGLAVGAGVPVSWTYIAEESPQDKRAAHVGTAQMAWSIGPTLTFVLAVVLAPMGLAGSRIIFLHLLVIAFVTWYIRRGLDESKIWEEQQEKEKAEALQGKVKTNVLKELFTLKANRSALVLLIGIYLFWNLTAGAMGYFMPYIYENVGGLSTGQANLLQAFLWLFTVLTTYFLFMKLGDKVSRKALFGIGAGMGLVAWIILTFMPMTWPTLIAFVILWGAAAGIGAQAFYALWTSELFPTKYRASAQGLMYFIVRTGIAVWSFILPLLMDTLGFTVAGIVMIIFLAIHMVIGIILAPNTRGKTLQQIEKERYGDDLNHNSVHKTV
- a CDS encoding DeoR/GlpR family DNA-binding transcription regulator — its product is MLVAERRRKIVELVNERLSIRVSELSDIFSVTEETIRRDLEKLEQDQLLSRSHGGAVSIEKEATDVPFVVREITNSDEKKAIAAEAVKWIEPGEQIVLDASTTAWYMAQELPDMPLTVITNSIKVALELSKKEQIKVISTGGMLLANSLSYVGPLSERSLDSYYVNKLFLSCKGVHLSGLSDSNEWQAILKKKMMDIASKVILLADSSKFGVKTFAHISDLTRIHHVISDANIPAEFHKELQEKAIPVTIVKI
- the rhaD gene encoding rhamnulose-1-phosphate aldolase encodes the protein MPTKLKRKSVEEAPFLKEMCNTAYNMWRMGWDERNGGNISYLLQKEEVRPYLDEEQIIRSIPIKTPAKELEGKLFIVTGSGKYFRNAKKDPRNTFGIIKVGRNGESIDLLWGLEDGSLPTSELPAHFKSHIERLKHDLNHRVIIHNHSTNLLAMTFIHELDEAKFTKTLWQMCTECIVVFPDGIGILPWMIPGTEEIGQKTAEKMQENRLVLWPHHGIFGAGTTIDEAFGLIETAEKAAQIYTIIGDSTRIKQTITDKELADLAKAFHVHPRKGIINI
- a CDS encoding iron-containing alcohol dehydrogenase, which translates into the protein MSSHVLYVPSTNLIGRGCLQQAGPYLKQLQFTKALLVTDKGLMSNGIVAKVVKLLEENDIGYMVYDEVKPNPTVANCLNGLQVFRENNCDSIVSVGGGSPQDAAKAIGLLATNDGDLKSFEGVGKTIHKSVPIAAINTTAGTSSEYTINYVITDEERQVKMVMVDKNSLAAISINDPELMTAKPKDLTAATGMDALTHAIEAIVTPGAYKVTDAAALAAVEIIFEYLPLAVQDGENIEAREQMVFAMFLAGVAFNNAGLGFVHAMAHQLGGVYDLPHGVCNAMLLPIVERENAQRDPSKFPRIAKAIGMKTEGKTAIACAEEVIEAIKQLSGIVGIPSNLSELGVTDVDVEKLAQFALVDACAAGNPFQPTKEEVIAMYQEIL
- a CDS encoding VanZ family protein, whose amino-acid sequence is MVRRFSTWAGYLFFTVYLLILLYLLFFSSYRHAVKGEVSYNFIPFASILLDIRGLGPIHLAMMTNNLFGNILAFVPLGFFLPLIFNKARHWKYSFICSLLLSISVELLQLVSKVGACDVDDVILNTIGGLCGYVVWRLLAYPIIKRRKELT
- a CDS encoding MarR family winged helix-turn-helix transcriptional regulator produces the protein MNDVHELFHSVQQLARQMTKALNDALQPFDIYSSQWTVLFLLKTKGSMTQKEISDYLAIEAPPITRTVQKLVANGYVRQVKGIDKRTKRIELTEKALEKYPEWEKAVLQMNQELIQPLTSASKEQLLLLISDWNQQLAIRGKEFE
- a CDS encoding MFS transporter — encoded protein: MSKEALWTKSFINIWVSNFFLFLTFYFLMVSLPVYAIHELHGKQSSAGLITTMFLLTAIVIRPFAGKLMQKYGKKTLLVLSLAIFFIVALFYFLPHSVGSLLIVRAFHGIGFGMATTATGTIVADIIPNSRRGEGMGYYSMSMNLAMVAGPFLGLMAINSWGSNTLFLMAVIFAVMAIFTGLFIKLPKTEHTVPVQGEEKKTAKLGGILEPSAIPISIVAALFGIVYSSILSFVSVYADGKGLESVSGYFFVVYAVVMLMGRPFAGRWFDRFGANVIIYPCILLFAIGMLTLSNVNTAFFFLFAAALIGLGYGTLFPSFQTIAIQKAPPEKRGLATATFLSLFDSGIGIGSFLVGFVGDMIGFGSLYFYSSFYILLALVVYYFLHGKAARKSKLINDMPKTS
- a CDS encoding transcriptional regulator GutM — translated: MQLAFILCLILIVQYLLSLYQIKQYKIKIDKIVSGYKGEDGYFMFSGMTRGKLKHGAIAVLVVDSNYIIHECHLLKGMSVLTKFKPIEKYKGRHVGEIVSSINDEIPVKGKSKLPSNSKALLQASENALLTIAKKKVSLGV
- the srlA gene encoding PTS glucitol/sorbitol transporter subunit IIC; this translates as MEWIKWLGEHFIGMFQAGGETFMGLVTGIVPTLVVLLTFTYAMMKFVGEERVTRIIQFAAKYTILRYTLMPILSLLMLTNPMAYTFGRFLPEKQKPAFYDSAVSFVHPVTGLFPYANAGELFVYLGIANGIQELGLPIADLAVRYFIVGIVVILIRGIVTEIITKYLAKKDGTDLV
- the srlE gene encoding PTS glucitol/sorbitol transporter subunit IIB, which codes for MTYRGVFVAKGSGGWGVGLYVEPNSKKNKVVSITGGGIHPVAAKIAELTGAEAVDGFKGSYPEEEMACVVIDCGGTARIGVYPMKRILTVDVLPSSPSGPLSKYITDDIFVSGVTPKDISLSESFTQPASAHEAAEEPKFNPTNKQKFKEDYAELKKEVASQQKDNILLRFSKGIGNVTGTFYQAGRDTMDILLKNILPFMAFVSMLMGIINYTGVGDWIAQALTPLAGSLGGLLVIAVVCTLPFLSPVLGPGAVIAQVIGVLIGSQIALGNIPPQFALPALFAINGQVGCDFIPVGLSLGEAKPETVRYGVPAILYSRLITGVVSVIIAYFASFGMYS